TATGGCTCCAAGGGCGGCCCATTGGGCTATGGAGCTGGCGTTGGAGTTCAGATGCCCCTGCAGGGCGTTTATGTCAGCGATCCACTGGGAAGGGCCAAGGGCATAGCCTATTCGCCAGCCCGTCATGGCATAGGCCTTGCTCGCTCCGTTAACTATCAAGGTCCTGTCCTTAAGGTCCGGCGCTACCTGGAGTATGTTCACGTGTTTGGCATCTCCGTAAACGAGCCGTTCGTACATTTCATCGAATATTATCCATAGGTCCCTTTCCCTTGCCACTTGAGCCAGCATTTCCAGCACCTTGGCGTCCCAAACCGCGCCTGTTGGGTTGCAGGGGGTGTTGATTATCATGCCCTTGGTGTTGGGGCTCAAGGCCTTCTCCACCATTTCCCTGGTGGGTATTAGGTTGGTGCCCAACGTGTCCACCAAAACCTCACGGCCCTCCGCCAGCCGTATCTGCTCCACGTAACTTACCCAAGCGGGGGTGAAGAGGAGAACCTCATCTCCGGGGTCAACCACCACTTGTATGGCCTCATAGAGAAGGGGCTTCCCGCCGCTGCCCACGGTTATCTGGGATACCGGATAGTCCAGGTTCATCCTGGTCTTGTAATAATCCTTTATTGCCTCCCTAAGCTCCGGTATTCCGGCCACGGGGGTGTAGTGGGTTTGCTGGGACCTTATGGCCTCCATGGCGGCTTCGCAGGCAGCCTGGGGGCTGCCGAAGTCCGGCTCTCCAGCGGCGAAGGAGATGACCTTTTTGCCCTCCATCTTCAATGCCTTTGCCTTGTTGACCAGGCTCAAGGTGGCGGATGGGGCCATCCGCTGGGCTCTCAAGGACCGCTTCATGTTTCATCACTCCTTAATAGTGTTATTTTCTATTGGTAAATCATATCCAACCTTGCGGGTATTTCGCAACCCTGGTGGGGGCGAAAAATATTAAGTGTGCCTAAAAAGAATTTATGTGGTAAAATTGAATCACCGAGCAGGATTGGAGGGATTGCGATGGACGTACGCTTTGTAGCCCGCAATGTTGAGTTGCAGAACTCCGTCAAAGATCTTATGGAGAAGAAGCTGGGCAAATTGGAACGGTTTTTCGACCGTATCCTGGATACCCAGGTGACCGTTGACTTCAAGAGGGGAATGTACGTCGTGGAGATTACCTCCAATATAAACGGCATGGTGATGAGGGGAGAGGATTACGCGCCGGACCTTCGCAAGGCATTTGAGAAGTCCCTTAAGAACATAGAACGTCAGGTTAAGCGCCACAAGGACCTCTTGGTGGACCGTCTGCAGCTTAAGACCAAGGACATATCCTTTGAGCTGGAGACCGAGCCGTTCGCCTTAGAGGAGGACAAGTCCCAGGAGAAGGTGGAGATCGTTAAGGTCAAGAAGTTCCCTGTGAGGGCTATGACCCCCCATGAGGCGGCGCTCCAGATGGATCTTTTGGGGCACAGCTTCTTCCTCTTCCGCGATGGAGATACGGGAGAAATGAACGTGGTGTACCGTCGTAAGGAGGGTGGCTACGGGGTACTGAAGCCCGAGGCATAGCTTCCGCCCCTCTGGTGTGAAAGTTGGTGTAATATGAGCGGGGAGGGCTGCCCTTCCCGCTTTTGAATTTTTGAGCCCTTGAGGTTGAAACATCATGATGATGTGGTTTCCTTTGGAGGTCTTGGAATGGTAGTCATGAGGTGTTCGGACGTTCTTGATGGATTAAACCCAAAGCAGGCCGAAGCGGTCACCTATTGTGACGGCAACCAGCTCATCCTTGCTGGAGCTGGTAGTGGTAAGACAAGGGTGCTTACCCGCAAGATAGCTTATCTCATAAAAGAAAAGGGAGTGCTGCCTTCAAAGATATTGGCGGTTACCTTCACCAATAAGGCGGCGGCGGAGATGCGCCAGCGTGTTGAGAAGCTTCTTGGAGGGGCTCTCAGCGGCATGCGGATATGTACATTTCATTCCTACGGCCTTAACTTCCTGCGCCGCAATGAAAACGTGTTGATGAAGATGGGGTATGCCACTCCAATCCTGGTGATGGATAGGACGGATCAGAAACGCCTTATAAAGCAGATCCTCAAGGAGAACAACGTCGATGAGCGAAGGGTTGAGGTTTCATGGCTGGTGGACGCCTTTTCTTCAGCTAAGGAGGGAGACGCTCCCGGTTCCTTTTTTCGTGGCGAGGCCCAGAGGCTCTTTGAGATCTACCGGGAGAGGATGAAGTCACAGGGGGCGTTGGACTTTGATGATCTGATAACCCTTCCCTTGGAGATATTGTCCTCCAATCGGGAGGTTCTGGAGCGGGAACTCTCATCAATAGATTGGATACTGGTTGATGAGTACCAGGACGTTAACCGATCTCAGTACAGGCTTCTCAAGAAGCTTTCTTCCGGTGGGCAGCGCATAGTGGTGGTGGGGGATCCTGATCAGGCCATATACGGTTGGCGGGGCGCCGATGTGACCATGATACTTAACTTTGACAAGGATTTCCTGGATGCCAAGGTGACGGTGCTGGAGCAGAACTACCGTTCAACCGGCAATATCCTGGAGGGGGCTAACCACGTAATATCTCGCAACTCCGAAAGGCCCAAGAAGAACCTCTGGACCGCCGCTGGCCGGGGGGAGAAGATAAGGATCTTAAAGGCCAGGGATGACGCGGAGGATGCGAGATGTCTTGTGGAGTGGATAGAGCGGCTTTCCTGCGATGGATATTCGCTTGGAGACATGGCCATCCTGTATCGCATAAACGCCCTTAGCCGGCTTTATGAGCAAAAGCTTATGGAGGCTGGGATACCCTACAAGGTGATAAGAGGCCTTGGCTTTTATGAGCGCAAGGAAGTGAAGGACGTTCTAGCCCTGATGAAGCTGGCGGTTCAGCCAAGGGACAGGGTATCCTTCGAGCGGATGGTGAACGTACCAGCCAGAGGCATAGGGCCTAAGTCCATAGAGGCCGCCTGGAGCTGGATGGAGGGCATGGTCTTAGTTGAGCCGTTGGACTTTTGGCGGGCGGCGGAGAAGGGACAGCCGCCGCTCAAGGGGAAGGCGAAAGAGGGTTTTATGGAGCTGGCCAGGGGTATGCTTGGCATCCTGGAAGCTCGGGACAGCGCAAGGGATGCGGTCCGTTACATCCTGGAGGACTATGGATATGGCCGTTATCTGGAGATGGAGGATCCCGCCTCTTTTGAGGATAGACTGCAGAACGTTAAGGAGCTCTTGTCGGTGTTGCCCGATGGCACCATAGACCAGGTGTTGTCTGAAGTCGCCCTCTTCTCCGATGCGGATGTGAGCTCCGATGAAGATAAGGTGAGTCTTCTCACCCTTCACGCCGCCAAGGGGCTTGAGTTCTCTGTGGTCTTCATGGTTGGCTTGGAGGATGGCATATTTCCTAACGCAAGGTGCTTAGACGATAGAAGCCTCCTGGAGGAGGAACGTAGGCTTTTCTACGTGGGAATGACCAGAGCTCAGGAGCGGTTGTTCCTGTCCGGAGCTGCCAGGAGGGTGATATTTGGGAGCGTTGTGGTAAACGGGTTCTCAAGATTTCTTTTGGAGATCCCGGAGAATTGTGTTCACCTTGAGGACAGGACCAAGGAGGGACCCTTGTTTGTTCATCGTGGCTTTGACAGGAGACGTTGGAGCTGGTAAATCAACCTTCATGTCCATCCTCTCCAAGATGGGGGCGAGGACCGCTTCTGCAGACCTGGTGGCGAAGGGTTTGTGGATGAGGCGGGATGTAAGGGATGCCTTCGTCTCCCGATGGGGGTGCCTGCCCACTAAAGCGGATGGATCCATTGATGCCGCCGCCATATCCAAAAAGGTCTTCTCCGATGCGGAGGAGTATCATTTCCTTTGCTCCGTCTTGCATCCTACCACCTGGGAGATGCTTAGGGATGCCGTTACCGATGATGGTGTGTGGGTTCTTGAGGTTCCCCTGCTATTTGAGTCCAAAGTGCCCCATTGGATTGACGGAACGGTGTATCTAAGAAGTCCTAGGGATGTCCGCGTTTCTAGGGTTGCTGCCAGAGGGTGGGATGATGAAGAGCTCCTATCCAGGGAGCGGTGGCTGTTGGATGGCGAGGTAAAATCCCGCATGGCCGATTGGGTATTGGATAATTGCGGGACGTTGGAGGATTTGGAGATTGCCGCCCGGGGCCTGTATGAGGAGTTTAGGCGGCTGAATTCCGTGTTGCTTGGAAACCTTACATTTGGGTCGATGTCCGAGGCAAGGCGCTTTGCCAACGAGATGGTAGAAAGGCGAATAGCTGCGTGCTGCAGGATGAAGTTGGTTTCCAGCGTGTATCGGTGGGAAGGGGCGGTTTGCGATGAGGATGAGGCGGAGCTGACATTTAAGACCATTGAGGATAGGCTTGAGGATCTAAATGAACTTCTTCAAAGCCATCCTTACCAGATGCCAGCTCTTATGCTTCAACGACCCCATAGGATGCCCCTTGGTCTTAGGCGTTGGGTGGTGGAGAGCTGTTCGCCATGAGGGTCATAACCACCCACATAGGTGCGGACTTTGATTCCCTTGCCAGCATGTGGGCGGCCCTTAAACTATATGGAGACGGGGCCATGTGCTTCTCCGGGGCGGCCTCAAGGAATGTAAGGGATTTCTTGAAACGCAACAGGTTCCGCCTAAAGGTTCTGACTCCCAAGCAGGTAAATATGGAAGCCATCTCTAACTTGGTGGTGGTGGATGCCAGATCCCTTGGCAGGATAGGTCCCTTTGCCTCCGTGGCGTCGGATCCATCCGTGGCGGTTCACGTCTTTGACCACCACCCTCCGGTGCTTGATGAGATCCCCGCTTCGTTCTCCGTTGTTGAAAGGGCCGGCGCCACCGCTACGGTTCTCACGGAGATGCTGTTGGAACGCTCAATCCCGTTGAGCCCCTTCGACTGTACGTTGCTGGCCATGGGAATATATGAGGATACCGGAGCTCTTACCTTTGGATCCACCACCGAACGGGAATACCTGGTGATGGGCGAGCTTAAGAAGAGGGGGGCTGACCTACCATCTATCCCTACGTGGATAGAGCTTTCCTTTTCAACCCTGGAGAGAGAGCTTTTGGATCGGATGATAGAGGCGGCAAGGGAACGCTTCGTGAAGGGGTATCGGGTGGTATCATGCGCGCTGGAGTTTCCTCGATTCTCCGAGGGGATAAGCCTATTTGTTCACCGGTTGATGGATTTCTTTGACGCCGATGTGGCTGTGGCGGTTATTAGCATGGACAAGCGGACCTATGCGGTGGTTAGGAGCAGGGAAGGCATAGTGGATGCCAGAAAGGCCATGGGGGATCTCCCCGCCGGAGGGCATCCGCAGGCGGCTTCGGCTTCAATGCCAAGGCGTGATCCAAGGGATGTGCTTGACGATCTTGAATGCCGGATAGAGAAGATGCTTAAGCCGGCCCTTACGGTGGGAGATGCCATGTCAAGCCCGGTTATGGCGGTTAGTGCCGCCCAAACCGTGGAGGATGCATACCGCCTTATGATCCGCTACGGCCATTCCGCTCTCCCGGTGGTATACGATGGCCGCGTAGGCGGGATTATCACCCGGAAGGACCTGGACAAAGCACAGCTGCATGGTCTTGGGCTTGTGCCAGTTAAAGAGTTCATGACCGAGAGGGTGGTGACCATAAGTCCCGATGCCCCCGTTTGGGAGGCTCACCGACTGCTGGTTGCTAACAACGTGGGAAGGCTGCCGGTGGTGCGGGATGGAGTCCTGGTGGGGATAATCACCAGGACCGACATGTTGAGAGCCCTCTATCCCTCCGTTTCGTCTTCTTACGATTCAAGAGAAGGGGTATCTTTGCCCTGGCAAGAGGATGTGTCCCATGCCCTTGATGAAGTTCCACGGGATGTCATGGAGAAGATCCGCTTCTTGGTGGATAAGGCTGGAGGAATGGGTTATCCCATATACCTGGTGGGGGGCTTCGTAAGGGACCTGTTGATGGGGCGTAGGAATGAGGATGTGGATCTGGTGGTAGAGGGGGATGCGGTTCCTCTGTTGGAGTCTCTGATTCGGGAGGGTCTTGATGTTTCCATACATAGGCGCTATGGAACCGGCACCATAGCTTTCCAAGACGGCAGGAAGGTGGACTTGGCAACCGCCAGGAGGGAGTTCTACGAGTATCCGGTTGCCCAGCCGACGGTTTGTATGGATTCGTTAAAACACGACCTTTACCGGCGGGACTTTACCGTTAACGCCATGGCCATATGTCTTAGCCCCCAGTGGGGGCTTTTGGTGGACTACTTTGGGGGCCGGGCGGACCTTAAAAGGGGACAGCTTAGGGTGCTGCACAACCTGAGTTTCGTTGAGGACCCCACCAGGATCTTCAGAGGGGTAAGGCTTGAGGGGCGGTTGGGCCTTAGGATGAGCCGAGATACGGAGCGGTTGGCGACCAGTGCGGTAAAAGGGGGGCTCTTGAACCTCCTTTCCGGGCCTAAACTTCGCAGTGAGGTGGAGCTCGTCTTCTTGGAGAGGGATTTTGTTTGGGATGTGGAGCGCCTTCTGGAATTGGGGGCGTGGGAAGCGGTCTTCCCTGGGGTGCCGGTTGGATCCTGTGGGATAAAGGCTCTAAGAAAACTATCCATGTTCAGGCGCAGGCTTGGGAAAGACCTCCCCGATTTCGGCAGGGACCTTTGGCTTGCCTTTTTGGGGGTGCTACTGTATTTTGGAAGCCCTTGGGGTGCCAGGAGTGCGATTGATAGGCTATTCCTCTCATCAAGGGAGAGGGAGTTGGTGGAGAGGATCCTTAAAGATTTAGGCTCGGTGGAGAGTGCCATAGGCACCAAGGGAGAGATCCGCTGGTCGGTGATATGCAAAGAGCTTGAGAGGTTTAACCGGTTGGTTGTTTTCGCATGGTGCGGTCTCACGGATAAGTGGCGAGTAAGGC
This sequence is a window from Thermanaerothrix sp.. Protein-coding genes within it:
- a CDS encoding pyridoxal phosphate-dependent aminotransferase, with translation MKRSLRAQRMAPSATLSLVNKAKALKMEGKKVISFAAGEPDFGSPQAACEAAMEAIRSQQTHYTPVAGIPELREAIKDYYKTRMNLDYPVSQITVGSGGKPLLYEAIQVVVDPGDEVLLFTPAWVSYVEQIRLAEGREVLVDTLGTNLIPTREMVEKALSPNTKGMIINTPCNPTGAVWDAKVLEMLAQVARERDLWIIFDEMYERLVYGDAKHVNILQVAPDLKDRTLIVNGASKAYAMTGWRIGYALGPSQWIADINALQGHLNSNASSIAQWAALGAIKDGDDAVEFMRKAFEARRNRMVELLNDMPHVSFHVPEGAFYVFLNVSNSPLKDDQEFSARLLEEKWVAAVPGSAFFAPGYIRLSYSNSMEEIEEGMGRLKEFLASL
- the raiA gene encoding ribosome-associated translation inhibitor RaiA, whose protein sequence is MDVRFVARNVELQNSVKDLMEKKLGKLERFFDRILDTQVTVDFKRGMYVVEITSNINGMVMRGEDYAPDLRKAFEKSLKNIERQVKRHKDLLVDRLQLKTKDISFELETEPFALEEDKSQEKVEIVKVKKFPVRAMTPHEAALQMDLLGHSFFLFRDGDTGEMNVVYRRKEGGYGVLKPEA
- the coaE gene encoding dephospho-CoA kinase (Dephospho-CoA kinase (CoaE) performs the final step in coenzyme A biosynthesis.), translating into MALTGDVGAGKSTFMSILSKMGARTASADLVAKGLWMRRDVRDAFVSRWGCLPTKADGSIDAAAISKKVFSDAEEYHFLCSVLHPTTWEMLRDAVTDDGVWVLEVPLLFESKVPHWIDGTVYLRSPRDVRVSRVAARGWDDEELLSRERWLLDGEVKSRMADWVLDNCGTLEDLEIAARGLYEEFRRLNSVLLGNLTFGSMSEARRFANEMVERRIAACCRMKLVSSVYRWEGAVCDEDEAELTFKTIEDRLEDLNELLQSHPYQMPALMLQRPHRMPLGLRRWVVESCSP
- a CDS encoding UvrD-helicase domain-containing protein; translated protein: MVVMRCSDVLDGLNPKQAEAVTYCDGNQLILAGAGSGKTRVLTRKIAYLIKEKGVLPSKILAVTFTNKAAAEMRQRVEKLLGGALSGMRICTFHSYGLNFLRRNENVLMKMGYATPILVMDRTDQKRLIKQILKENNVDERRVEVSWLVDAFSSAKEGDAPGSFFRGEAQRLFEIYRERMKSQGALDFDDLITLPLEILSSNREVLERELSSIDWILVDEYQDVNRSQYRLLKKLSSGGQRIVVVGDPDQAIYGWRGADVTMILNFDKDFLDAKVTVLEQNYRSTGNILEGANHVISRNSERPKKNLWTAAGRGEKIRILKARDDAEDARCLVEWIERLSCDGYSLGDMAILYRINALSRLYEQKLMEAGIPYKVIRGLGFYERKEVKDVLALMKLAVQPRDRVSFERMVNVPARGIGPKSIEAAWSWMEGMVLVEPLDFWRAAEKGQPPLKGKAKEGFMELARGMLGILEARDSARDAVRYILEDYGYGRYLEMEDPASFEDRLQNVKELLSVLPDGTIDQVLSEVALFSDADVSSDEDKVSLLTLHAAKGLEFSVVFMVGLEDGIFPNARCLDDRSLLEEERRLFYVGMTRAQERLFLSGAARRVIFGSVVVNGFSRFLLEIPENCVHLEDRTKEGPLFVHRGFDRRRWSW
- a CDS encoding CBS domain-containing protein, with the protein product MGGGELFAMRVITTHIGADFDSLASMWAALKLYGDGAMCFSGAASRNVRDFLKRNRFRLKVLTPKQVNMEAISNLVVVDARSLGRIGPFASVASDPSVAVHVFDHHPPVLDEIPASFSVVERAGATATVLTEMLLERSIPLSPFDCTLLAMGIYEDTGALTFGSTTEREYLVMGELKKRGADLPSIPTWIELSFSTLERELLDRMIEAARERFVKGYRVVSCALEFPRFSEGISLFVHRLMDFFDADVAVAVISMDKRTYAVVRSREGIVDARKAMGDLPAGGHPQAASASMPRRDPRDVLDDLECRIEKMLKPALTVGDAMSSPVMAVSAAQTVEDAYRLMIRYGHSALPVVYDGRVGGIITRKDLDKAQLHGLGLVPVKEFMTERVVTISPDAPVWEAHRLLVANNVGRLPVVRDGVLVGIITRTDMLRALYPSVSSSYDSREGVSLPWQEDVSHALDEVPRDVMEKIRFLVDKAGGMGYPIYLVGGFVRDLLMGRRNEDVDLVVEGDAVPLLESLIREGLDVSIHRRYGTGTIAFQDGRKVDLATARREFYEYPVAQPTVCMDSLKHDLYRRDFTVNAMAICLSPQWGLLVDYFGGRADLKRGQLRVLHNLSFVEDPTRIFRGVRLEGRLGLRMSRDTERLATSAVKGGLLNLLSGPKLRSEVELVFLERDFVWDVERLLELGAWEAVFPGVPVGSCGIKALRKLSMFRRRLGKDLPDFGRDLWLAFLGVLLYFGSPWGARSAIDRLFLSSRERELVERILKDLGSVESAIGTKGEIRWSVICKELERFNRLVVFAWCGLTDKWRVRRRMLLYLTRLSKVFPMLTGRDLIDLGVPRGPMVGAVLDALRWARMDGEVETLEEERAWVVKRLVEA